One Methanoculleus sp. 7T genomic window carries:
- a CDS encoding roadblock/LC7 domain-containing protein: MLPDGVSLGRLQGPLAALATISPHFTGAVRIDGPGGTGFVLVQSGDPYAAAFESTGKDLLLGGDEAYRYLLDRPSLDYELIAYTSEETEAARRVSGETGCLIDGGGAKPAAPTEPMSTERLEHVARQPGVIAVSVFHEGFALQSLGSADFEQVAAVAEDLLRAGTRITGDMEMGDLSQMVLETPAGKLIIAPYGDLSLCILAKSDANLGLIRLSIRSMQDGTV; the protein is encoded by the coding sequence ATGCTACCGGACGGCGTCTCACTTGGACGACTGCAGGGGCCGCTCGCGGCCCTTGCTACCATCAGCCCACACTTCACAGGAGCGGTGCGTATCGACGGGCCCGGAGGGACCGGTTTCGTTCTGGTCCAGAGCGGAGACCCGTATGCGGCCGCGTTCGAGAGCACCGGCAAAGACCTGCTGCTCGGCGGAGACGAGGCCTACCGATACCTGCTCGACCGGCCGTCGCTTGATTACGAACTTATTGCCTACACCTCCGAGGAGACCGAGGCGGCTCGGAGGGTCTCGGGGGAGACGGGGTGTCTGATCGACGGTGGCGGTGCAAAGCCTGCCGCCCCGACCGAGCCGATGAGTACGGAGCGCCTTGAACACGTCGCACGGCAACCGGGCGTCATTGCCGTCTCGGTCTTCCACGAAGGGTTCGCCCTTCAGTCCCTCGGCTCCGCGGACTTCGAGCAGGTTGCCGCGGTCGCCGAAGACTTGCTCCGCGCAGGCACCCGTATCACCGGCGATATGGAGATGGGGGATCTATCCCAGATGGTCCTCGAGACCCCGGCGGGAAAACTAATCATCGCGCCCTACGGGGATCTCTCGCTCTGCATACTCGCAAAGTCCGATGCCAATCTCGGCCTGATCCGGCTCTCGATACGGAGCATGCAGGACGGGACCGTCTGA
- a CDS encoding roadblock/LC7 domain-containing protein, producing the protein MLKQILGEFLKLDGVTAAVVAGRDGFVIESVVAGDVDVEALGAMASTGMGTSEAMSNELGKGEMYQMLVELENGPILLSPLSEDELIAIVADANVNVGRIRYELKKNRDRITAAL; encoded by the coding sequence ATGTTAAAACAGATCCTGGGAGAATTTCTGAAACTTGACGGGGTTACCGCTGCAGTTGTGGCGGGACGGGACGGCTTTGTGATCGAGAGCGTTGTTGCCGGGGACGTAGACGTCGAGGCCCTCGGTGCCATGGCATCGACAGGCATGGGTACGTCTGAGGCCATGAGCAACGAACTCGGGAAAGGAGAGATGTATCAGATGCTCGTCGAACTGGAGAACGGGCCCATTCTCCTCTCCCCGCTCTCCGAGGACGAGTTGATCGCCATCGTGGCGGATGCAAACGTCAATGTCGGGCGGATTCGGTACGAACTGAAGAAGAACAGGGACCGGATAACTGCTGCTCTGTGA
- a CDS encoding Ni/Fe hydrogenase subunit alpha, which produces MKEITISPVTRIEGHAGVKVFLNDQGEVDSAHFQVVELRGFEKFLIGAAIEEAPRITPRICGICPSAHHLAAAKATDRIFGAEPPATGKKLRELLNVGQFVHSHALHFFMLAAPDFILGYDAPVEMRNVVGLARHSPEIAKKAIAVRKFGQRLTEAVGGKPIHPANALPGGMSAPLTEGKRAELAVMADEALGIAKEGWDLARNLLDGVDTNVGAVETGFLGMTNHGLYSTYDGPVAVLGPDGGRVGSFSGEEYTKFIEEYSEEWSYLKFARLKGGNYYRVGPLARLNIVEKMGTEQADAALAEYRERFGTVAQAPLAYHLARYIEFLASCERAAALLSDPGITGSDVRTPVGKVVNRRGVGIIEAPRGTLIHDYTVNEAGIIERCNLIVATCQNNYAIDRGVEDMARRVVQNGALTEGASNRIEMIIRAYDPCISCATHAIGKMPLRIECIRRT; this is translated from the coding sequence ATGAAGGAGATCACTATCAGCCCGGTGACGAGGATCGAGGGTCACGCCGGCGTGAAGGTCTTCCTCAACGACCAAGGCGAGGTCGATTCGGCCCACTTCCAGGTCGTGGAACTCAGAGGGTTTGAGAAATTCCTCATCGGCGCTGCGATCGAGGAAGCTCCCCGAATAACGCCACGGATCTGCGGGATATGCCCTTCGGCGCACCACTTGGCTGCGGCGAAGGCGACCGACCGGATATTCGGTGCCGAACCGCCCGCGACCGGGAAGAAACTCCGGGAACTCCTCAATGTCGGCCAGTTCGTCCACTCTCACGCTCTCCACTTCTTCATGCTGGCGGCACCTGACTTCATTCTGGGCTACGATGCGCCGGTAGAGATGCGGAACGTCGTCGGGCTTGCCCGGCACTCGCCCGAGATTGCAAAGAAAGCGATCGCGGTTCGGAAGTTCGGTCAGCGTCTGACGGAAGCGGTCGGCGGCAAACCCATCCACCCGGCAAATGCGCTTCCCGGCGGCATGTCGGCACCGCTCACGGAAGGGAAGAGGGCCGAACTGGCTGTTATGGCGGATGAGGCGCTCGGAATCGCTAAGGAAGGATGGGACCTCGCCCGCAACCTCCTCGACGGCGTCGATACCAACGTCGGTGCTGTGGAGACCGGATTTCTGGGCATGACCAACCACGGGCTCTACTCGACCTACGACGGGCCGGTCGCGGTGCTTGGGCCCGACGGAGGCAGAGTCGGTTCCTTCTCGGGAGAGGAGTATACGAAATTCATCGAGGAGTACTCGGAGGAATGGTCGTACCTGAAGTTCGCCCGGCTCAAAGGCGGGAACTACTACCGGGTCGGGCCGCTCGCCCGGCTCAACATCGTGGAGAAGATGGGCACGGAGCAGGCCGACGCCGCTCTCGCGGAGTACCGTGAGCGTTTCGGCACCGTCGCCCAAGCCCCGCTCGCCTACCACTTGGCTCGCTATATCGAGTTCCTCGCCTCATGCGAGCGGGCGGCGGCGCTGCTCTCGGACCCCGGCATCACCGGTTCCGATGTCCGGACTCCGGTAGGGAAGGTCGTAAACCGACGGGGCGTCGGGATCATCGAGGCTCCCCGGGGAACCCTGATCCACGACTACACCGTGAATGAGGCCGGCATCATCGAGCGGTGCAACCTGATTGTGGCCACCTGCCAGAATAACTACGCGATCGACCGAGGGGTTGAGGATATGGCACGCCGGGTTGTGCAGAATGGAGCGTTGACCGAAGGGGCTTCAAACCGTATCGAGATGATCATCAGGGCGTACGACCCCTGTATCTCGTGCGCGACCCACGCTATCGGGAAGATGCCCCTTCGAATCGAGTGCATCAGAAGAACGTGA
- a CDS encoding NADH-quinone oxidoreductase subunit B family protein, translating into MKIAIEELAGCSGCTIAVLDLHEMLLDVVAEAEIVYSPVIMDAKEPPEGIDIAFVTGAVRNEENRERLEKIRKRAKKIVALGTCACYGGISGLSMLSSNQDLFSCVYREVETAKPDGVIPTDVPPFLYRAFALGDLVKVDYYVTGCPPKEAFLKKIIPAMVSGDTLELSRKSVCSECDRTMGPVENWTLKRRHEGVPDREHCLLGQGYLCLGSVTFGRCAAACPKNNIPCHGCNGPSLDILREPCRDIYGMMVRRISDLTDKPEKEVEKELYDVAHTMYAFTIGSLIMEDKETSKIRDLVKERSR; encoded by the coding sequence ATGAAGATTGCTATTGAAGAACTGGCAGGATGTTCCGGCTGCACGATCGCAGTGCTCGATCTCCACGAGATGCTCCTTGATGTCGTCGCGGAGGCGGAGATCGTCTACTCCCCGGTGATCATGGACGCCAAGGAGCCCCCCGAGGGAATCGACATAGCGTTCGTGACCGGCGCCGTCAGAAACGAAGAGAACCGGGAACGCCTCGAGAAGATCAGGAAGCGCGCAAAGAAGATCGTGGCGCTCGGGACCTGCGCCTGCTACGGCGGCATATCGGGTCTCTCGATGCTGAGTTCGAACCAAGACCTCTTCTCGTGCGTCTACCGCGAGGTGGAGACGGCAAAGCCCGACGGGGTTATCCCGACCGACGTGCCCCCGTTCCTCTACCGAGCGTTCGCATTGGGCGACCTCGTGAAGGTCGATTACTACGTCACGGGCTGCCCGCCCAAGGAGGCGTTCTTAAAGAAGATCATCCCGGCGATGGTCTCGGGCGACACCCTCGAACTCTCGCGCAAATCCGTCTGTTCGGAGTGCGACAGGACCATGGGGCCGGTCGAGAACTGGACGCTCAAGCGGCGGCACGAGGGTGTTCCCGACCGTGAGCACTGCCTGCTCGGACAGGGCTATCTCTGCCTTGGGAGCGTAACCTTCGGCAGGTGCGCCGCGGCGTGCCCGAAGAACAACATCCCTTGCCACGGGTGCAACGGCCCGTCGCTCGATATCCTCCGCGAGCCCTGCCGGGACATCTACGGCATGATGGTGCGGAGAATATCGGATCTCACCGATAAGCCTGAGAAGGAGGTGGAGAAGGAACTCTACGACGTCGCCCACACGATGTATGCCTTCACCATCGGGAGCCTGATCATGGAGGACAAGGAGACATCGAAGATTCGCGATCTGGTAAAGGAGAGGAGCAGATGA
- a CDS encoding L-2-amino-thiazoline-4-carboxylic acid hydrolase: MSAGYIDEMHEAFHSDLVYSPEDIPLDCTPRPKEMEQTLHGVMKLNGLIIKSLEEIAGRGANAVTYRAGKKFGHEVAKYFQKREDVEGALHELSDLLRGQYSFEVWKPEDKETFIIEENGETFIYLVFHDCIVRQTLRRNGLDQGGPLCQTLFGYVVGAVEEITGRKAKLEIVHTGPNACLKKLILK; encoded by the coding sequence ATGAGCGCAGGCTACATCGATGAAATGCACGAGGCCTTTCACTCTGATCTCGTCTACAGTCCCGAGGATATTCCTCTTGACTGCACGCCGCGGCCGAAAGAGATGGAACAGACGCTTCACGGCGTGATGAAACTCAACGGCCTGATCATCAAGTCGCTCGAAGAGATCGCAGGAAGAGGGGCAAATGCGGTCACGTATCGGGCCGGAAAGAAGTTCGGCCACGAGGTCGCCAAGTACTTCCAGAAGCGCGAGGACGTGGAAGGGGCGCTCCACGAGCTCTCCGACCTGCTGCGCGGCCAGTACTCCTTCGAGGTCTGGAAACCTGAGGATAAGGAGACGTTCATCATCGAAGAGAACGGCGAGACCTTCATCTACCTCGTCTTCCACGACTGCATCGTCCGCCAGACGCTCCGGCGCAACGGTCTCGACCAGGGCGGTCCGCTCTGCCAGACCCTCTTCGGCTACGTCGTCGGCGCGGTTGAGGAGATCACCGGCCGGAAAGCCAAACTGGAGATCGTGCATACCGGCCCGAACGCCTGCCTGAAGAAACTGATCCTGAAATGA
- a CDS encoding 4Fe-4S dicluster domain-containing protein has translation MDIHVDTDACVGCGLCVKDCPMHVYELQNNVSVPVRPNNCMGCLSCHEICPAQALEHRGIYPARRHYIDIKVCEMLKKVI, from the coding sequence ATGGATATACATGTGGATACGGACGCATGTGTCGGGTGCGGTCTCTGCGTCAAAGACTGCCCGATGCATGTGTACGAACTCCAAAACAATGTGAGTGTTCCGGTCAGGCCGAATAATTGCATGGGGTGCCTGTCCTGTCATGAGATCTGTCCGGCCCAGGCACTTGAGCATCGCGGCATCTACCCGGCCCGGAGGCATTACATCGACATCAAGGTCTGTGAGATGCTCAAGAAGGTGATCTGA
- the minD gene encoding cell division ATPase MinD: MVKVYTIASGKGGTGKTTVTANLGPMLAQYGKKTCILDADVGMANLGLILGLENLPVTLHEVLAGKARVRDAIYEGPFGVKVVPCGLSLQGFQQASPDRLKDVMTDLVSEFDILIMDAPAGISRDGVIPLTIADGVILVVNPEISSIVDSLKTKILTETVGGHVEGAIINRVAGSGDAFSKAQMEKLLGVRVLGVIPEDPNVRRASAGRSPIVVKYPASAASRAFKRISADVAGIEYVEEEMPAPQEGFVDRLARALFRGKA, encoded by the coding sequence ATGGTAAAAGTATACACAATTGCATCCGGTAAAGGCGGCACCGGCAAGACGACGGTCACAGCGAACCTGGGGCCGATGCTGGCCCAGTACGGGAAGAAGACATGTATCCTCGATGCCGATGTCGGGATGGCGAACCTCGGCCTCATCTTAGGGCTTGAGAACCTGCCGGTGACCCTGCACGAGGTTCTGGCAGGCAAAGCGCGCGTCAGAGACGCCATCTACGAGGGTCCGTTCGGTGTGAAGGTGGTGCCGTGCGGGCTCTCCCTGCAGGGCTTCCAGCAGGCGAGTCCGGACCGGCTCAAAGACGTCATGACGGATCTCGTGAGCGAGTTCGATATCCTGATCATGGATGCTCCCGCCGGAATAAGCAGGGACGGCGTCATACCGTTGACTATTGCCGACGGAGTGATACTCGTCGTAAACCCCGAGATCTCCTCGATCGTCGACTCTTTAAAGACGAAGATCCTGACCGAGACCGTCGGCGGGCACGTCGAGGGGGCGATCATCAATCGGGTTGCCGGTTCCGGTGATGCGTTCAGCAAGGCACAGATGGAGAAACTCCTCGGGGTCAGGGTGCTCGGGGTCATACCGGAGGACCCGAACGTGCGGCGTGCATCGGCCGGCAGGTCGCCGATCGTGGTGAAATATCCGGCATCCGCTGCGTCCCGGGCCTTTAAGCGCATCTCGGCCGATGTGGCCGGCATCGAGTACGTCGAAGAGGAGATGCCGGCACCACAGGAAGGGTTCGTCGATCGGCTGGCCCGGGCACTCTTTCGAGGGAAGGCATGA
- a CDS encoding sodium-dependent transporter yields the protein MGREKWSSTTGFILASIGSAVGIGNIWRFPYIVGSNGGGAFLIPYLISVFLFGLPLMVLEFAIGRRTGTSVVAAFQSIRKRFSVAGFAVVAIVSLILSYYLVITSWVLAYACFFTFGRPMEFGAFTDSYLPLAFFLLSGLAVFATVRSGVREGIEKVARYLIPILVVILLVLVAFSLTEPGAPDGIRFYLSPDYSTLADPAVWTAAFGQAFFSLSVGMGVMLTYGSYLEKGNLFRSASVIAVADMLIAILAGFMIFPLVFTAGLDPAAGVNLAFVTLPSVFTEIRFGMVLGALFFAMLFAAALTSAVSMLEVPVATVMDSYGYPRRRATLLVFAVIMLLGLPSALSYTALELDLFGIPFLDLSDYVFGTVGLIVAGLIMSIVGGWFMDRARICGEIGGCGWQQRVYMVLIRYCVPAVLLITLVGSFLRVAG from the coding sequence ATGGGGAGAGAGAAATGGTCGTCGACCACGGGCTTCATCCTGGCAAGCATCGGGTCGGCAGTAGGGATCGGAAACATCTGGCGATTTCCCTACATCGTGGGCTCCAACGGCGGCGGTGCATTTCTGATCCCGTACCTGATCTCGGTCTTCCTCTTCGGCCTCCCTCTGATGGTGCTGGAGTTCGCCATCGGACGCCGCACAGGAACATCGGTGGTCGCCGCCTTCCAATCCATACGAAAACGGTTCTCCGTTGCAGGCTTTGCCGTCGTCGCCATCGTCAGCCTGATCCTCAGTTACTATCTTGTGATCACGAGTTGGGTGCTCGCATACGCATGCTTCTTTACCTTCGGCCGGCCGATGGAGTTCGGTGCGTTCACTGACTCGTATCTCCCGCTCGCCTTCTTCCTCCTCTCCGGTCTTGCCGTCTTTGCGACGGTGCGGTCCGGGGTCAGGGAGGGTATCGAGAAGGTCGCCCGGTACCTCATCCCGATCCTTGTCGTGATCCTCCTCGTCCTCGTGGCCTTCTCGCTCACCGAGCCCGGAGCCCCGGACGGAATCAGGTTCTACCTCTCTCCCGACTACTCGACGCTTGCCGACCCTGCGGTCTGGACCGCGGCGTTCGGGCAGGCCTTCTTCTCGCTCTCGGTGGGCATGGGGGTTATGCTCACGTACGGGAGTTATCTGGAGAAGGGGAACCTCTTCCGGAGCGCCTCCGTCATCGCAGTCGCCGATATGCTGATCGCAATCCTCGCCGGGTTCATGATCTTCCCGCTGGTCTTCACCGCTGGCCTCGACCCCGCAGCCGGTGTAAACCTAGCGTTCGTCACCCTGCCCTCCGTCTTTACGGAGATCCGGTTCGGCATGGTCCTCGGCGCCCTCTTCTTTGCGATGCTCTTTGCTGCAGCGCTCACCTCTGCGGTATCTATGCTCGAGGTTCCGGTTGCGACCGTGATGGACTCGTACGGCTACCCGCGGAGGCGTGCGACGCTCCTCGTCTTCGCCGTGATCATGCTCCTCGGGCTTCCGTCGGCTCTCAGTTACACCGCCCTGGAACTCGATCTCTTCGGGATTCCGTTCCTCGACCTGAGCGACTATGTGTTCGGGACGGTCGGCCTCATCGTCGCAGGGCTGATCATGAGTATCGTCGGAGGGTGGTTTATGGACCGCGCCCGGATCTGCGGCGAGATCGGCGGGTGCGGGTGGCAGCAGAGGGTCTATATGGTGCTCATCCGCTACTGCGTTCCGGCGGTCCTGCTGATCACGCTGGTCGGCAGTTTCCTCCGGGTTGCGGGATGA